The Clostridia bacterium genome includes a region encoding these proteins:
- a CDS encoding helix-turn-helix domain-containing protein, whose amino-acid sequence MYRIIRQTYQKIYRVQHRQPMYREVARVNIREAASRLDLSPTTIRRWIKSGRLEATLIDGAYGEQYEITEEALQRAKEQENVPIVISNVSQATERELQRAIEKVVADTIANELETIRQELEDTRRALAEEREKDRAIQEERDKQLMQVVRSIQEQQKEKALPWYKRLFKRR is encoded by the coding sequence ATGTATAGAATTATAAGACAGACATACCAAAAGATATACAGGGTACAGCATAGACAGCCTATGTATAGGGAGGTGGCAAGGGTGAATATACGAGAGGCGGCCAGTAGGTTAGATCTATCACCAACAACGATAAGACGTTGGATAAAGTCGGGCAGGTTGGAGGCTACTCTTATTGATGGGGCATACGGGGAACAATACGAGATAACGGAGGAGGCACTACAACGAGCTAAAGAGCAGGAGAATGTGCCTATAGTCATTAGCAATGTATCACAGGCCACAGAAAGAGAGTTACAGCGAGCTATAGAAAAGGTTGTAGCTGATACTATAGCCAATGAGCTAGAAACGATTAGGCAAGAGCTAGAGGACACCAGAAGGGCATTAGCAGAGGAACGAGAGAAGGACAGAGCTATACAGGAGGAACGAGACAAACAGTTGATGCAGGTTGTTAGATCTATACAGGAACAGCAGAAAGAAAAGGCCTTGCCCTGGTATAAGCGACTATTTAAAAGACGATAA